The nucleotide sequence GAGGATCTCCTCGATCGTGCGGCCCGCCGCCATCCCGTTGCCGACGACGACCAGGCGCCGTTTCGCGTTCACACCTCCACCAGCCCGAAGTCGATCACCAGCGTGCCGTCGAGCTCTTCCGGCGCGGCCACGTGCAGCTCGAGAACCGTTCCTCCGAGCAGGTCCTCGACCACCCGCAGCGGCACGTGCACGTCCGAGCGGGCACCGATCGGGAAGTAGCGCATCGGTGAGCCGTCGCGCATCAGCACCACCGTGATCAGCTCGGCCGCGGAGTTCCCGCCCCGGAAGTACAGGGCCTGGGCGGTCTTTCCCTCCGGCACCGTGTAGGACAGGGCCGGGTCGACGGGGCCGGGCTTGTGCTGCCCCTGCCCGGTGAAGGCGTAGATCCCCTGGAGGAAGCGCGGACTGCTGTGCATGGTGGGTTCTCCTCGTTGTGCTGGTCTAGGTCGGTTCCCCGGCAACCGCGGGGTCGGATGTCACGACGAGCCGGTACCCGCGTTTCACCACGGTCTGCACCAGGGCCGGCGTGCCGAGCGCCGCCCGCAGCCGGGCCACCGCCACCTCCACGGCGTGCAGGTCGCCCGCCCCGGGCAGCGCCGTCAGCAGCGTGGCCCGGTCGACCACGTGCCCCGGGCGGCGGGCCAGCTCGCGCAGGATCGCCATCGGCGCCGGCGAGAGGGTGAGCAGCGTGCCGTCGAGCAGGGCGCCCTGGCCCCGCACCTCCAGCACCCCGGCGGCGGTGCGCAGGGAGCGCACCCGGGTGCCGGTCAGATGGTCCACCGTGGCCCGGATCAGCGCACCGAGCCGGCCCCGGTCCGGGATCAGCGGGCTCAGCCCGGCGTCGATCAGGGGTTTCGCGGTGATCTGGCCGACCGCGGCCGCCACCACGTCGGTGCGCAGGGCCGCCACCAGCTGCTCGTGACGGCCCATCCGCCCGGCCGCCGCGAGGAAGGCCTCGGCGCCGGGGGCACTGGTGAACAGCACCGCGTCGACCGTGCGGTTGCAGGTGGCCTCGATCGAGCGTTCCACGGCCACCGGGTCGGGCGCCGGGCCCCAGCGGTACACCCGCACCGGCACCACCTCGGCCCCGGCCAGCCGCAGCCGGTCGAGCAGCGCCTCGTCGCGACTGCCGTGCAGCTGCACCACCACCCGGCGGCCCGCCACCCCCCGGGCGATCAGCGAGTCCACCGCCTCGGAGGTGGTCTCCGACGCGGCCGACCAGCTCTCGATCAGCCCGGCGGCGCGGATCGCCCCGCGGGCCTTGGGACCGCGCGCCAGGATGCGCGCCTCGGCGAGCACCTCCAGCAGGTGCGGTGCCAGGCCCACCGAGTCGGCGGTCTCGATCCAGCCGCGGAACCCGATCGCCGTGGTGACGATCACGGCGTCCGGTGGCTGCTGCACCACTTTGGCTGTCGCGTCGATCAATTCGTCGTCCTCTTCGAGAGGCAGGTAACGCAGGGTCGGGGCCTGGATCACCCCGGCCCCACGCCGGGCGAAGTTGGCGGCCAGCTCGTCGGCGCGCCGGTCGCAGGTGAGCAGTACGGAGAACCCGGTGAGGGTCTCGCGGGGGCCGTCGGGGACCATGACTGTGCACACCTCCGGGAGTTAACGGCTGCCAAACCCTAAGCTGGCCGCCGTCTTCGGCACAGTCAGGTGCGGACGTGGATCAAATCCCCTCGCGGGACGGAAGACTCCCCCTGCGGACGTAGCGGAACCAGGTCACGGCCAGGAGAACCAGGAAGAAGGCCAGGTAAAACTTCAGCGCCGGCTGGATGCTGCCGTAGTGCGAATTGGACCAGGCGTAGCAGATCGGGACGAGGAACCCGCCGAAGGCCCCGATCGAGCTGATCACCCCGAGCGCCCCGGCGGCCTCGCGGCGCATCGTCAGCATCGTCTCCGGAGAGCCGCCGGCCGCCTGGCCCCGGGAGTGGAACAGCCGCGGGATCATCCGGTAGGTGGAACCGTTGCCGACGCCGGTGGCGACGAACAGGAACATGAAGCTGACGAAGAACAGCGCCAGGTTCTGGTGCTGCACCGACCACAGGGCCGCGAAGGCGCCGACCGCGAGCCCGGCGAAACTGGCCACGGTCACCTGCGCCCCGCCGATCCGGTCGGACAGCAGGCCACCCAGCGGGCGGGCCAGCGAGCCGATGCCGGCCCCGAGGAAGGCCCAGGTCAAGGCGATGTCCTGGCGCTCGAACACGGTCTTGAGCAGGGTCGGGAAGGCCGAGGAGTAGCCGATGAACGAGCCGAACGTGCCGATGTAGAGCAGCGACATCACCCAGGTGTCGGTGTGCCGCAGCGAGCGCCAGTACGGCCTGGCGTCGGTCTTCGCGTCGGTCAGGTTGTCCATGAACAGCATCGCGCAGACGGCGGCGATCACGGCCAGCGGGATGTACATCAGACCGGCCCAGGCCAGGGCCACGCCGCTGCCGAGCACGATCACCTGCGGCACCAGCTTCTGCACCACGGCCACGCCGAGGTTGCCGCCGGCCGCGTTCAGGCCGAGCACGAAGCCCTTCTCCTTCTCCGGGTAGAAGAACGAGATGTTGGCCATGCTGGAGGCGAAGTTGCCACCGCCCAGACCGGCCGTGGCGGCGATCAGAAGCAGTGTGCCGTAACCGATCTCCGGCCGCTCGACGGCCCAGGCCAGGCCCGCGCAGGGGATCAGCAGGAGCAGGGCCGAGGCGACGGTCCAGTTGCGGCCGCCGAACCTCGGCACGGCGAACGTGTAGGGCAGGCGCAGGAAGGCCCCGACGCCGCTGGGAACCGCCGTCAGCCACAGGGTCTGGCTGGTGGACAGGTTCCAGCCGACGTCGCCGAGCCGGACCACGACGATGCTCCAGAGCAGCCAGACGGAGAAGCCGATGTGCTCGGCGAAGATCGAGAAGATCAGGTTGCGGCGGGCGATCGGCCTGCCGGTCTCCTGCCAGAACACCGGGTCCTCGGGGTCCCAGTGGTCGATCCACCGGCCGGCGGTGGGGGCTGTTGCGGGTACGGCGATGGTCTCGGCCATCAGGGGCTCCTCGGGCGAAGGGGTCCATAGCAGGACGACGCGCGGTTCCCGACGTTAGGAATCGCGTGTTACCCGGCCACCTCGCCGTCGTTACCCGGTCGCAACGTTGTTCTCTCAGCGCCGCCCCCGCGCTGTGAGGTGCGCCCGCGCGTCCCCTACGAAGGAAGCGGGATGCCGGTGAAAACGCCGTCCGGGTCGTACTTCTGCTTCACCCGGGTCAGCCGTTCCGCGTTCGTGCCCCAGGCCCGCGCGATCTGGTCGTGGTCGTCCGGGCCGAGCACGTTCGGATAGCCGCCGGGCAGGGCGTGCGCGGCGGCGTCCCGCCAGATCCGCCGGGCCCACTCCCGGTGCGGCTGCGGGTCACCGTCCCGCCAGCCGGCCACCAGCTCGAGCATGAAGTGCTCGTGACGTTCCGCGAAAGCCGTTGCCTCGGGCGCCACCCGGGTGGCCTGGCCGTGGAAGTGGTGCATGGCGAAGGCGTCGTCCGCACCGACGGCCGAGTCCCCCGCCTCCACCAGCAGATCGATCACCGGATCGGTGAGCGCCGGCAGACTGCGGGTGCGCAGGTACCAGCTGCGGCCGTCCGCGGCGAAGAGCCGCTCGGTGGCCACCAGCTGCTCCGTCAGGGGAATCCGGGCGACCTGTGAGCTGATCGTCGTCCCCAGTTTGCCGATGTCACCCACCCACCGCTCGCCCTGGGCCGCACCACCCACCCAGGTCGGGCTCAGGGCGAGCACGCGGGTGCCGTCGGGCAGGCCGAGCGACGCGATGTGCACGGTCAGCTCGTCGGGCACGCCGGGCACCAGGGCGGCCCAGCCGCGCAGCACCGACCCGGCCCGGTCCCAGGGGAAGAGCACCGACCCGGCCAGGGCGGTGGCGAACGGGCGCAGCCGCAGCCGCAGGTCGGTGACCACGCCGAAGTTGCCGCCCCCGCCCCGCAGGGCCCAGAACAGGTCGGGCTCGTGCTCGGCGTCGGCGAACACCACCCGGCCGTCGGCCAGCACCACCTCGGCCCCGACGATCAGGTCGCAGGCCGGCCCGGCGCTGCCCAGCTGGGGCCCGTAACCGCCGCCGAGGGCCAGCCCGGCCATGCCGACCGAGCCGACCGTGCCGGTGACCACGGTCTGCCCGGCGGTGACGGCGGTCTCCATCACGTCGAGCGAGGTGGCACCGCCGCCGGCGTGGGCCACGTCCGCGGTGACACCGACCCGGTTCATCGGTGAGAGGTCGATCACCAGCCCGCCCTCCCGCACGGCACGGCCCGCCCAGTCGTGCCCGCCACCGGCCACGGAGAGCGCGAGACCCCGTTGCCGAGCAGCCAGAATCGCGGCGCCGACCTGTTCTTTCGTGGCACAGCGGACAATCTCGGCGGGCTTCGTCGTGATCCCCGCGTTCCACAGTTTCATGGGCCACCACGCTATTGCGGCTGATCCCCGAATGGCAGGATCGACGCAGCTCCACACGGTTGTGGGCAGGAAGAGAGGAACACGGCATGACGCCGACCAAGCTGACCAACTGGGCCGGGAACGTCGTCTTCGAGCCGGAACGGTACGTCCGGGCCGGCCGCGTCGAGCAGGTGCAGGAGCTCGTCGCGGGGGCGCGGCGGGTGCGGGTGCTCGGCAGCGGGCACTCCTTCAGCCAGGTCGCGGCCACCGACGGACTGCTGCTCAGCCTGGAGGACCTGCCGCTGGAGGTGGACGTCGACACCGCCGCCGCCACTGCCCGGGTCACCGCCAGCGCCCGCTTCGCCCACGTGATGCCCGCCCTGCACGCCGCCGGGCTGGCCCTGCACAACACCGGCTCGCTGCCGCACATCTCGGTGGCCGGGGCCGCCGCCACGGGCACCCACGGGTCCGGCACCGGCAACCCCTGCCTGGCCGCCGCCGTCACCGGCATCGAGCTGATCGGGCCGGACGGGTCGCTGCGCACGCTGTCGGCCGGCGACGACGACTTCGACGGCTCGGTGATCGCGATGGGCCTGGCCGGGGTGGTGACGGCGCTGACCCTGCGCGCGCAGCCCGCCTTCGACGTGCGTCAGTACGTCTACGACGACCTGCCGCTGGACGCGCTGATCTCAAACTTCGACGAGATCATGGGCAGCGCCTACAGCGTCAGCGCTTTCACGCACTGGCGGCGTCCGGTGATCGACATGCTCTGGCGCAAGCAGCTGGCCGGCGATCCGGTCGCCCCCGCAAGCTATTTCGGCGCCCGGCCGGCCGACGGCCCGCGCCACCCGATCGCCGGCATGCCCACCGAGAACGCCACGCAGCAGCTCGGTGTGCCCGGTCCCTGGCACGAGCGGCTGCCGCACTTCCGGTTCGAGTTCACCCCCTCGCGCGGTGACGAGCTCCAGTCCGAGTTCCTGCTGCCGGTGGAGCAGGCGGGCGCGGCGCTGGCCGCGGTGAACGAAGTGGCCCCGCGGTTCGCGGACGCGTTGCAGGTGGCCGAGATCCGCACCGTCGCGGGTGACGACCTGTGGCTCAGCCCCTGCTACGGCCGCACCACCGTGGCCCTGCACTTCACCTGGGTGGACGACCTGCGCGTGGTCGCCCCGGCCCTGGCCGCCCTGGAGGGCGCGCTGGAGGGCTTCGACGCCCGCCCGCACTGGGGCAAGGTGTTCGGTCTGGGCCGGGAGCGGGTACGGGCGCTCTACCCGCGGCTGGCCGATTTCGAGAAGCTGGTGGCCCGGGTGGACCCGGCAGGCAAGTTCACCAACGACTTCACCCGCACCTATCTGGAGCTGGCCGGCTGATCCTCGTCTTCCTGACGACGCCGGCGACGGGCCGCCAGGAACCACCACCAGCCCAGCCAGAGCAGAGCCACGAGCAGCAGCAGACCGGCCAGGCCGGCGAGCAGGGGAAGCAGGTAGACCGGCGTCACCTCGTCCTGGCCGGCCCCCGGTGAGGACGAGGTGGACGGGGTGGACGGGGTGGACGGGGACGCCGCCGGCGTCACGGACGGACCGCCGGACGGCCGGGCGGACGCCTGCCCGGAGGGTGTGGGGGTGGAAGTGCTCACCCCACCGCCCTTTCCGTCGTCCCCCCGCTCGTCGTTGCCGCCGGACCCGCCGGTGCCGTGACTTCCGCCATCGTCGCCCTGATCGTCACCCTGGTTCCCGTGGCCCGGGTTCCCCTTGCCGGTGTCGCCACCCCCGCCGCCGCCCGAGCCCGTTCCGCCACCGCCGCCACGGCCCGTGTCGTCCTCCGTGCCGCCGTCCGTGTCGTTGCCCCCGCCGCCACCGGTGCCACTGCCCTCGCCCCCGGTCCCACCGTCACCACCACCGTCGCCCTCGTTGCCGCCGCCCCCGCCGGTGCCCTCACCGCCCTGACCGCTGTCGATCACCGTGACCCGCACGTCCTGCGCCGTGCGCTGTCCGAGCACGTCCACCACCTGCATGGTGAAGGCGTCCTGCCCCACCGTGCCGGGGGCGGAGTAGCGGCAGAACGCGGCGCCGGTGCCGACCGAGGTGTCGCCCCGGGTGGGCGCCGAGCACGACGCCACCTCCAGCCCGGCGTACAGCGAACCCTGCGGGGCCACCGCCGTGGTCGTGTTCACCTCCACCTGCATGCTGATCGTGGCCTCACCCAGCACCGGAACGTAGGTGAAATCGTCCGGCGCGGTGTCACTTCCGGCGGTGTTACCCACCACCACCTCGGCCGGTCCCTCGGCGTGGGCCGGCGTCAGCACGGTCAGGGAGGTGGACGCCGCCGCACGGATCGCATCGGGCACACCGTCGCCCATCCGGAATCCCGCTGTGGCGGCACCCAGTTCGATGCCCGTCCCCGGCACTCCGTCGAACGTGACGGTGGTGCGCCCGTCGAAACCGCTGCCGGTGACCGTCACCCGGGTTCCGCCCGCCACCGGCCCGACCGCGGGCGTCACGGCGGTGACCGTCGGGGCCACCGCCTGCGCCACGTAGACGTAGGTCACCGTCCCACTGGAGGTCCCGTCCGGCGTGATCACCGAAACCGGGACGGGACCGGCGCTTCCGGCCGGGACCGTCGCGGTGATCGTGGCATCGTCCACCACCGTGAAGCTCGCCCCGACCGTCCCGAAAAGCACCGACGTGGCACCGGTGAGGCGCACCCCGGTCAGCGTGACCGTGGTCCCCCCGGCCTCCGGCCCACTGGCCGGGGTGACCGAGGAGAGCACCGGCGCGGACCGCGGCGCCACGTAGGTGAACGTGCCCCGCGAGGTGCCGCCCACGGTGGTCACGACCACGTCGACCGGTCCGGCCGGGTGCGCGGGGGTGCGGATCACGATCGCGGTGTCACTCGCCGAATCCGGCGTCACCGGAACGCCGTCCACGGTCACCGTTCCCCCGGCCAGCCCGGAACCCCCGACGGTCAGTACGGTTCCGCCCTCGGTCGGCCCGGCGGAGGGATCCAGCGTGACCACGAGCGGCACCGGCACGTAGGTGAAACGGCCCGGCGCGGAACCACCTCCGGGCGTCGTCACCACCACGTCGGCGGGCCCGGCCGGGTTCGGCGGCGTGACGGCGGTGACGGTCTGCGGGTCCACCACGACGAACGAGGCCGCGGCCACCCCCTCGAAGGTCACGTCGCTCGCGCCGGCCAGGCCGGTGCCCCGGATCATCACGGTGGTTCCGCCCGCCACCGGGCCGCTGACCGGCGCCACCCCGGTCACCACGGGTGGCGCAAGATAGGTGTAGGGCTCGGCCGCCGAGGTTCCGGCGGGCGTGGTCACGGTCAGGCCGACCGGCCCGGCGGCGTGGGCCGGGGCCACGGCGGTGATCCGGTCCGGGGCGTCCACCGTGAAGCTCGCCGCGGCCACCGACCCGAACGTCACGGCCGTGGCCCCGGCGAACCCGGACCCCCGCAGCGTCACCGTCGTGCCACCGGTGACCGGCCCGGACGACGGCGAGACACCGGTGATTCCGGGGGTGTTGAGGTATTCGTAACCGGTGGACGCCGCTCCGCCGGGGGTCGTCACCCGCACCGATTCCGGGCCCACGGCACCGGCCGGAACGGTCAGGGTGATGCCGCCGTCACCGTTCACGGTGAACGGCACCGGAACTCCGCCGACCGCCACCTCGGTCGCCCCGGTGAAGCCGCTGCCGGTCAGGATCACCACCGTGCCCCCGGCCGCCGGGCCGGAGGCCGGGGCCAGACCGGTGATCTGCGGAGCCGGGCGATAGGTGAACCGGTCGGCGACGGACAGGTCCGAGGTACCGCCCGGCGTCCGCACGGTCACGTCCACCACGCCGCTGCCGGCGGGGGACGTCGCGGTGATCCGGGTGTCGCTGTCCACACTGAAAGCCGTTGCGGCGTCGGTGCCGAACCACACCTGGGTGGCCGCGGTGAAGCCGGTGCCGGTGATCGCCACCGGGGTTCCACCGGCCACCGGGCCGCTGCCGGGCTGCACCACGTTCACCACCGGCCGGGCGCGGTAGGTGAACGGATCCGGCGCGGACTGTCCT is from Kineosporia corallincola and encodes:
- a CDS encoding NarK family nitrate/nitrite MFS transporter; protein product: MAETIAVPATAPTAGRWIDHWDPEDPVFWQETGRPIARRNLIFSIFAEHIGFSVWLLWSIVVVRLGDVGWNLSTSQTLWLTAVPSGVGAFLRLPYTFAVPRFGGRNWTVASALLLLIPCAGLAWAVERPEIGYGTLLLIAATAGLGGGNFASSMANISFFYPEKEKGFVLGLNAAGGNLGVAVVQKLVPQVIVLGSGVALAWAGLMYIPLAVIAAVCAMLFMDNLTDAKTDARPYWRSLRHTDTWVMSLLYIGTFGSFIGYSSAFPTLLKTVFERQDIALTWAFLGAGIGSLARPLGGLLSDRIGGAQVTVASFAGLAVGAFAALWSVQHQNLALFFVSFMFLFVATGVGNGSTYRMIPRLFHSRGQAAGGSPETMLTMRREAAGALGVISSIGAFGGFLVPICYAWSNSHYGSIQPALKFYLAFFLVLLAVTWFRYVRRGSLPSREGI
- a CDS encoding FAD-binding oxidoreductase; its protein translation is MKLWNAGITTKPAEIVRCATKEQVGAAILAARQRGLALSVAGGGHDWAGRAVREGGLVIDLSPMNRVGVTADVAHAGGGATSLDVMETAVTAGQTVVTGTVGSVGMAGLALGGGYGPQLGSAGPACDLIVGAEVVLADGRVVFADAEHEPDLFWALRGGGGNFGVVTDLRLRLRPFATALAGSVLFPWDRAGSVLRGWAALVPGVPDELTVHIASLGLPDGTRVLALSPTWVGGAAQGERWVGDIGKLGTTISSQVARIPLTEQLVATERLFAADGRSWYLRTRSLPALTDPVIDLLVEAGDSAVGADDAFAMHHFHGQATRVAPEATAFAERHEHFMLELVAGWRDGDPQPHREWARRIWRDAAAHALPGGYPNVLGPDDHDQIARAWGTNAERLTRVKQKYDPDGVFTGIPLPS
- a CDS encoding uroporphyrinogen-III synthase, whose amino-acid sequence is MVPDGPRETLTGFSVLLTCDRRADELAANFARRGAGVIQAPTLRYLPLEEDDELIDATAKVVQQPPDAVIVTTAIGFRGWIETADSVGLAPHLLEVLAEARILARGPKARGAIRAAGLIESWSAASETTSEAVDSLIARGVAGRRVVVQLHGSRDEALLDRLRLAGAEVVPVRVYRWGPAPDPVAVERSIEATCNRTVDAVLFTSAPGAEAFLAAAGRMGRHEQLVAALRTDVVAAAVGQITAKPLIDAGLSPLIPDRGRLGALIRATVDHLTGTRVRSLRTAAGVLEVRGQGALLDGTLLTLSPAPMAILRELARRPGHVVDRATLLTALPGAGDLHAVEVAVARLRAALGTPALVQTVVKRGYRLVVTSDPAVAGEPT
- a CDS encoding D-arabinono-1,4-lactone oxidase, whose protein sequence is MTPTKLTNWAGNVVFEPERYVRAGRVEQVQELVAGARRVRVLGSGHSFSQVAATDGLLLSLEDLPLEVDVDTAAATARVTASARFAHVMPALHAAGLALHNTGSLPHISVAGAAATGTHGSGTGNPCLAAAVTGIELIGPDGSLRTLSAGDDDFDGSVIAMGLAGVVTALTLRAQPAFDVRQYVYDDLPLDALISNFDEIMGSAYSVSAFTHWRRPVIDMLWRKQLAGDPVAPASYFGARPADGPRHPIAGMPTENATQQLGVPGPWHERLPHFRFEFTPSRGDELQSEFLLPVEQAGAALAAVNEVAPRFADALQVAEIRTVAGDDLWLSPCYGRTTVALHFTWVDDLRVVAPALAALEGALEGFDARPHWGKVFGLGRERVRALYPRLADFEKLVARVDPAGKFTNDFTRTYLELAG
- a CDS encoding molybdopterin oxidoreductase, translating into MHSSPRFLQGIYAFTGQGQHKPGPVDPALSYTVPEGKTAQALYFRGGNSAAELITVVLMRDGSPMRYFPIGARSDVHVPLRVVEDLLGGTVLELHVAAPEELDGTLVIDFGLVEV